TAGTGTCTAATATTTAAAGTTTCCCTTTGTCTCTGCCACATCATTTATGATTAATACACACttaaataatgattatttaaGGGAACTCTATAATTAATAActttataaatcaaataattaTAAGATGAAAATCAATCTCAATAGATAATCAACCCGAACTTACTTATTCCTAAATAACTTGAATTATCCTCTATTGGACTTTTAAACACAAATGcagtttttcattttgcttttgtcTCCTTAgtgttggctgcaccaattctGGAAGTAAGCTCGCCAAGTCCAGACTCTATCCTTGTGCAGTGGGAAGCTGTATATATGGCAATCGGATTCTCTGTGTCCATTATGCAAGCCAATGGCTTAGGTAGAATTTGGAAGGAGAATACTACAAATACCTCCTTGACCTTCAGCAGTCTAGATGCCGGGACTCTCTACACCATAAAAGCCTATGCATGGAACGCCAACGGAATCCCTGGGGATGACTCCACCTGCAATCAGAGAACAAGTAAGGACTTCTCAGCTCAGCCTCAAACAATCTCATTTTTGATTAATGAGGGGGGCCTGTGCATTGCAACCATCAAGAGCAATGTTAAGTGATAAGTACAGAGCAGCTGGCAGCAGCTGTTTAAATTTATTATGAAGTTATTTATAGTGCCTTGACTATTCCTCCGTGGCAGTTTAAATGCTTActgcatggataaagaaatgctgcagagaatACAAGGAGCATGGCAGCTTCCCCTCTGAAATCCAACTCAGTTGCTGCATATGCATTTGATATCACGATTTTCGTTAGGTTTACCAATTGCTCCTTGTCTCTTCCTGAGTTCAGCAATAGTCTAGACAAAAAGAATTGGGCCAAACaggaattcatttattcaacagacATTCAGTGAACATATGCTGGCTTCAGTGCAGAGGTACAGCAGCAAACAAGACAGAGTTCCTGCTGTCCTGGTGCTTCATGCTGTGATAGGAGTCAGTGTTTCAGATTTGTTTCCCAAAGGCCTCCACCTAGGCCTGAGGCTGACACCTGCTTCCCACCACCTCTCCTCTAGTTGTAGGCAGAGAAGCTGCATTGCCCCGTGCAGGCTGTGTTCTCTCACCATCCCCACCCCAGGGAAACCTGGCTGGGGGAATGCAGCTTAATAACTGCAAATCCAAACGGAACTGCTGGGATgagccagaagaatgagagggtgtgaggggggagggggagagagggagagagaatatgACAGTTGAATATGACAGTTTTCTTCTCTTGAGTAAGCTATCTGCTTGCAATGTGACCTAAATAGATGCCAGACTCGCACCAACCAGATTAACAGGATTAGCTGTTAACCTCCCTTGGGGGAGGACCAGGAAAGATTAGGAAGAAACCAGAAATGTTCTCTTTAGTTTTTGGAGGGGAATGGAAACTCTATGATCTATGGCCAAGACAGAaatgtagagagaagaatttgccTTGCATACTACTTCTCTAGGAGAAACCATAGCAAGTAGCCCCAAGGTGATTTGTGATGGGCTTGGTGAGTCAGGATATTTGTGACAAACAGCTCCTGGGCCTTTTCCTAGGCTAGCtggtttgcttgcttgcttccttaccgccccccccccccccccccccgcaccgaCCCTCGAACCACCCACCCTCATCTTCCCACAAAAAATTGTTGAGGGCTCACTCTGAGCTGGGCAGAACCTAGCTGATGGGAATACAACATCAAATAAAGCATGCTTCCACTCAAAGATATGATTATATCTAAAGATGCATAAAATCGCTTctcggccttttggctaagatcaagtgtaaAGATGCATAAATCCACAGTCATGGTTCTGTATAACAAGTGCTTTGATGGCATCACACAAACACAGTGTGGCACAGGAGAGAGCATCTGCATCAGGTTGGGGGACTGAGAGAGCCATCTGGTTTCTTGCAGGCCTTCTCCTTTACTTGTTTCCCCATGTTTTGAAAAGTCTTAGAGCCCGGCCgaggtggtgcactcctataatcccagcggctctgcaggctgaggcaggaggatcacgagttcaaaagccagtctcagcaacttagcgaggcacttagcaactcagcaagaccctgtctctaataaaatatttttttaaaagggctgaggatgtggctcaatgtttaagttcccttgtgttcaatccctagtaccaaaaataaataaagtcttagAGTTTGAATTTAGCCTCTGTATTAGATTGCTAGGGCTGCTGTCACCAAGTGCCACAAACAAGctggcttaaacaatagaaattgaTTGTTTCACAATTGTGGAAGCAGAGTCTGAAGTCtaggtgttggcagggctggtttttttttttttttttaaaccaaggattgaacgcaggggctcagttgaatcactgagccacattcctagccatttttattgttattttgagataggggctctctaagttgcttaaggcctcactaagttgctgagactggcttcgaATTTgcgatattcctgcctcagcctcactgggataacaggcaagTGCCACGCTGCCCAGTTAGGGTTGGTTCCTTTTGAGGGCTGTGAGGGAAGGATCTGTTCAGAACTTTTTCCTTGGCCTGCGAGTGTGCTTGTCTTTGTCTGGATCTCTTTTCATAAGAACATCAGCCATATGTGGGCACCTTGGCAcacttataattccagtgactcaggaggctgaagcaggaagatcacaaggttgaggccagcctgggcaacttatcgagaccctctctcaaaataaaaaacggttggggatgtggcttaatggtaaagtgtccctgggttcaattcctagtactaaaaaataaacaagctgATGTAATTCATACATAGAGATATAAATATACCTGGAGAGCTGGGGACATGCTTCAGTGGTACAGTACCACATAGCATACTAGGCCCCGGGTTTGAGGTAGTAGTGGGGGAAACATTGATCCTATTGAATTAGATCCTATCCtatgaccctatttccaaataaggtcacagtCTTGAGGGCACTAGGGATTAGGACTTTGACGTACATGTTTTGGGAGGAATGACTTCAACTCGTAACAGTTTCCCACTATCCTACCTATTTTTCCTAGTTCTCCCATATCCCATATGGGAACTACATTGTCCTAAACTTCTGTAGGGTACACTTAACAGCCTTTGGCCTAGCATTACCTACCCCAAAGCAGACCTTCCTTTGTAGATGAGTTGACCCTGCAGTGGGGGAAAGGGACCTGTGGAGATGACCTATAAGGGAAACACAGCAGGTACCTGTCTTGTGGAGAATGAGTTGGGTCCCTATGTCCTCAAATAGGGTCTTTCCTGTACTCCAGATGTGACCAGAGGATGCTATCTCTGCTCAAGTTCTGCTGGGTGGTCTTCATTAAGGTACAGATTCCAAAGGTGATCCAAAGCCAGTTCCTCTCCCCACTTGGCCCAGTGGACATATGtcccccaacttttttttaacaGGATAGCCGAGAAGATAAGGAGGCATATTTACAATTTAGGGGAAAGTACTTGGGAGACACTGAGAGTGCATAAGGTGTCATCGCTCtcaatattttccttccttccctttaatTTACAAAGGAAATGTTTACTCCTCCAGAAACAATTGTGACCCAGCAGAGGTCAAAAATAATGAAGGGATATGTTTGCTTCATCAATTAGTAACAACATATTTGGCCTATCATGTAATGATAACATACTCTTATGGCGCTTTTaactcttcttatttattttgggggtgcttgggattgaacccagaacctcacagtGCTAAGCGCATACTCTATCACCAAGCTATATCCACAGTGCCCCCACTTATAATCTCATTTTATTCTATAATcacttgcagttttttttttttttttgaagtcctggggattgaacccagggcctcatacatgctcggcagatgctctaccacatCCTGAGACCCCTTTCCCCACCATATttattattggtgcattacaattttacataatggtgGGAATCATTACATATCTGTTTATGCACACAATACAACATTACAATTTGGCCAAagtcattccccagtatttctctttttcttcctcttcttcctccttctgcttccttccctctactctacacGTCTCCCTTCAATTTCCATGAGAACCCctgccatttttcttctctttttttctactctagcttccacaaatgaAAGAACATAAAAGACCCTTggttttctgagtttggcttatttggcataacataatgttctcaagtttcatccattttcctgcaaaatgacttaatttcattcttctttatggctgaataaaacttcattttgtatatatatcacattttctttatctactcatcacTGATGAACACCTATTCcattaccttttttatttatttttttttttaattttttaatatttattttttagttatcggcggatacaacatctttgtttgtatgtggtgctgaggattgaacccgggccacacgcatgccaggagggcgtgctaccacttgagccacatccccagccctccatcccctttttaaaattttgttttctgacaGGGTTttggtaagttgcccaggctggtctagaacttgagagcctcctgcctcagcctcttaagtagctgggattacaggcctgtgctgcCACACCTGGCTACTTGTTaaatagtatattcatatatgcatgcatgcatgaaagtatatatattttttgcacctTTATAGGCACTGATCTTATATCCATTTTGtagatgtgaaaaaaattaacaaatagttGAAATAATATGGCAGGGTCACATAGATATATGAGTTCACATAGTTAATGGCAGATGTGTTACCAGTTCCCAGGTATCCAAAATCCCAATTTTACGCTTTGAATGCTTGTATTTATCCAACTATTGGTGTACCTTATTATCCACTGAGCTCCTTAACATTGTTAGGCTACGTCTCACTTGGCTTGAGGTGGTTATAAAATcttaattgtttttcaaaaacataGGTCCTCGTGCTCCTGCCAACATTCAAGTCTCTTTTGACAGTGGGGCTCTGAAGGCATCTGTTTCATGGACACCGACCGAAGGAGCCTTCAACTATACTGTGATGGCTTTGAGTGGTTCTTCTGAGCGGAGCTGCAGTACAACTTTCAGTTCCTGCAGCATCTCTTCCCTCCAGTGTGGAACTGAGTACCTGATTTTGGTTTTAGCAAGTAATGATGCTGGATCTAGCAAGTCCTCTTCAGCAGGGACCCTGAAGACAGGTATGTAAACAAGAGTGAGAACCCTGCAGGGCTGGCGAGTCAAAAGTCCCTGACCATATTCCAGAACACTCTGGAAGCAGTCAAAACCAAAGCCTGGTCTAAATGAAAAAAGCACTGAGTTGGACATTCTCATGAGTTTGAATAAGGTGGATAGGGAAACCCggttttgtgaattttgaaaaagcACCGCTTTGAATATGTGGAGGCCTGGCTTTTACTCCAGATCTTCCATTagtgagtttgtttttttttttttttcatttttattatcttatttttgagacagaatcttgctgtattgctcaggctggctgaATTCTTGGGCTCAAGTGACCATCCTGTCTCCGCTTTCTGGCTTcgtcttcatttttaaagaagatccAATTGgagggattttgtttttgtttctgtttggtactggagattaccCAAGagtgttttgccactgagctacattctcacccctttttattttttattttgagacttttgagacaagatcttgttaagttgcctagagcctcattaagttgcttaggctgtccttaaacttgaaatcctcctgctccagcttcccaaatcattgggattataggcatgtgtcactgggCCTGGCCAGCTGGAGTTATACACACAGCCCTAAATGTGAAATACAGACAACTGTCTCTTATTGACATTAAGTTTCATGACAGAGACTTggtgggagatttttttttttcttttggtaccagagattaaacatTCAACCACGTTCAACCAGAGGCattcaaccattgagctacatccccacctttattttttttatatattttatttccctgAGTTGCTTATGACTttgctggctttgaccttgtggtcctcctgcctcagcctccaaaggtgggagatatttttaaagatgaagataTTTATAGTTCTGAACCCAAGTAGCTGATTTATAGGCCTGGATCACCATGCACAGCAAAATCCCCGTATTTTAAGATGACTACCAAACTCTGACAGCCCATTATTTCTCTCATATAATGAGAGAATGTGAATAGGTCTTTGTGGTTTGCTGTAGCATAGACTTTTGTTCTCTAAGGAAAATCTTCTAACATTTCtggtaaataatttttcatattgtacACCAAAAAAATTCAATCTATTACAAAACTCATAGTTGCTGATTTGGGTTGTTCTTGGATAATTgcaaagatgcaaaaaaaaaaaaatctcctgcaATAGTCTTACAACTGGTTATTATTGATTACTTCTTAGTGGCTTGTGCACCTGGAAGAGTGATGATCCAAGAAGATCCCCCTGGCCATCTGTCTGTGGCTTGGTCCAATGTAGATCTGGGTGATTACTACGTGGCTTTTGTGAAGAGTGATGATGGCTGGGAAGTACACTGTAACACATCCACCACCCAGTGCAGCTTCTTATCTGAGTGTGGCTTCACTTACTTTATTAGCGTTTTTGCCTATAACAAGGCAGGGCAGAGTCCTTTGGGTGATGTATTCAATTATACAACAGGTAAGTCACATTTGATGTTTGTAAAGGGAGTCTGAGTTCACTAAACTCAGCAGCAGAGTAGGTCACCACCTGGGAATCATTCTAGAGCCAGGAAtgcaaaatgaatgttttgtTTCATTCTTCCTAGACTCGGAAAATTTGACTTTGTGAACCCAAACTTTACAAAAATGCAAGGTTAGCTAGGTGTAGCactccatgcctgtaatctcagggacttagattgcaagttctaggccagacttgcctgggcaacttagccagatcctgaAAAGCATATATAGCTCTAGCATGCTCTGAAAGTTGAATCGTCCACAAAGATCTAGTCACTGTACAGGCCTGGATGCTGAAGAGGAGGCAGCTCTCCATTTGAGGAGTTTACTCTGTTTCTGGGACCAGAGAGACAGATGCAATAGCCAAGATGCTACATGGTTTGGAGGGCTTTGGAGTACAACACCTGGTTTTAAGTTCTAACTCGACCATGCCAAGGGATGATGATGTCTACCTTGCTACTTCCTTAGTATCCTTCACTAAAAGTgggacaaataataataacataaatgtGAAAAGGATTTTGTATGTAATAAAGCagaatgcaaatattttcatgatcATGATTATTACCATGACTACTCTCCTCCACTAGGCTTGGAATTTGTATTGGGCAcagattatgttttatttatctgtcACCAGTGCTTATCATAGTGTGGTCAGCATAGGGGAGATGCTCAATTTTTGAAGAATGAATGGAGTTAACTTGGAATTAATTAACTATCTTTACAAATAAGAAtaatatagttatataaaatatttgcttgatcataaaaaaaatttaccagTTTGAGGGGTCCAAATAATTGGTGCTTTGGGAATTTGGAATTTGAAGTAAGCGGCTATCATTAAGGTTCAAGAACACAGGAGGGACTTCCAAAAGGAGTGGCCTTGAGCTGAAGTTTAGAATGGCTGGAATGTAGGTGGGGCAAGAACTTCTCAGAGAAACCCCAATCCTAGTTAGACATTTGTTAGGCAGGCTTTTTAAGGTCTCTTCTAAGATTTACTAATACAATCATGCTCCCCTCTCCCACACCCCAGCTTTATCCGGTTTAGTGTCTGGAAAGAGTGATAGCATCTGAGAAGTTAGAATGACCTTGTTAGGCAGAAGAGGGGAAAGGCTTTCTTGTAGGGGGTTCACAGTCTTCAAGGCTCTTGTAGTGACAGCACAAAATAGAGTATTGAGAGGTCTGATATGTGTGGAGGGGGGGACATCTGAATATTATAGCTTGTAATGACCTTTAATGTCATACTGAGAATTTATCCTATATGCAGTGAGAGTTAGGCCAAAGTTGGAACTGAATGCAtaactgattattattattattatcatcatcatcatcatcatcccatcatcattattaatttattttttggtaccagggatccaacccagtggtgcttagccactgagccacaattcccagccctttttatttttttattttgagacaagatctgactaagttgcttagggccatgctATATTTCGgtagctggcctcaaacttgtgatccccctgcctcagcctccgagtcactgggattacaagcatgtgccactgtgcctggccatgtaactgatttaaaaaaatatatattatttttagatgttgatggatctttatttttatttacttatttatatgtggtgctaagaatcaaacccagtgcctcacacatgctaggcaagcactctattgttgagctacaactccagcccccatgTAACTGATTtttgagcacacacacacaaaaaaaaatgggtctcttttctctcttgaaattATAGAACCAATAACAATATGGGGCACTGATTGAGCAGTGAAGGAGATTTGGTTCTTGGCCAGAAACAGAAGTGGGGGATAAACTCACAAATCAAGTTCTCATCCCTTGGGGGTCAGGAAGTTATAGGGTTaaagaaatgaggaggaggaatACTCATGTCTTTTTTCCTGAGGTTAGAGGTTGTCTAGTGGTCCCTCTGAGAGCCAGCTTAGATGCTCCAACTGGTGTTTCAGCCAGTCCTGCTGAAGAGGAATTTCTGGCCTTCGGGCAAGAAAAACTAGAGCATAGTAAAAATTCTGTTAGGTCACCCAGCAGAACAGGACCGGGAACACGGTAGGGTAGATGACAAACACACCTGTCGGAGGATATTGCAGTAGTGTAGGAGTATGGTGACAAAGGCTGTGGCCTTGAGGAAGTCAGGCCTCGAGGACCCCCTCTGGTGGCATTGCTCCTGCATTGACCTCGTTCCCTCGGGGCTCCTCCTTTCAGCTCCCTGTTGTCCTAGTGACATTAACCCAGTGCTGGTGTCCAGCGAGAGAGTAGAGATGGTCTGGTCTCCTGTCCGTGGTGCCGAACTCTACGAAACCAAGGCTGTGGCTGGGTCCAACGTGGTAGAGTGCAACGACACCGCCCCTGCTTGCACTCTCTCAGCTCTGGAGTGTGACACCAAGTACAGCATCACGGTATATTCCTTCAGTGAAGTCCGGGGCATCAACATGTCATGCCGTTCACGCTTTATCACCACAGGTATGGGAGAGCTCTGCTTTCATTCACTGCAGCTGCGTGCCGCAGCACAGCCACTCAGCAAGACCTAAAATCCCACTAACCGCTGTTTGTAGGGACCAGTAGACTTCCTAACTGTATTAAGAAGAGATGGAAGAGAAAGTGGAAGAGGAAGGTGGGGGAAGGGAAACAAAAGGAGACCCCAGGGAGAGAAGGTTTTGCCAATGACTATCTCTGCCATTCAGTTCTTTCTGCCTTTGAGGGATGTGCCTGTCCATACACCCGTGGTGTACAGGGAGGGTTTGTCTTACTTTtgatttcagaattaaaaatgcTCTTAAACCTCTTCCAGTTGATTCTACACTCTAAAAACCCAATACCCTATGACAGTGTCAACAGTTTTCCACACAGTCTCTAGAAATTTGGTCTATGTGcaagatatttttgaaaactatgaTGGTAggatgttgttattgttgttgttgttggtggtggtggtggtggtggtggtggggtgtgtgtgtgtgtgtgtgtgtgtgtgtgtgtgtgtgtgtatggtgctggggattgaatcctgaggtctctaccactgagctacatccccagctctttttattctttattttgaggcgTAATgtagtctcattaagttgcttataggttagccttgaacttgggatcctcctgccccatcccaaatcactggaattacagtgtgTGCTATGCCCAGCCTGTTAATTTTACTGCGGGGCAGGGGGGAATCCTATTTTTTTCCAGTagcagggaattgaacccagaagaacttaaccactgagccacatccccagctttctttaaattttatcttgagacagggtctcactaagttgcttagagctttgctaagttgctggggttggccttgaactgtgatcctcctgcctcagcctccggagacACTGGGATCATAGGAGTGTTCCGCAGTGCCTggcaaaaaattaattttagactAAATAACACATGTATCCCCTTTTCAGTCTCCCAACCGGCAGGCTGGAACCCAgggtgcactctaccactgagctacatccccagctctttttattctttattttgagactgagactcattaagtttcttaggctggccttgaacttgttgttcttctgcctcagcctcccaaatcaatgggattataggcctgcaccaccagaCCCAGTCCACTTGTGACACTTTTGACTCAAGCTGTTtcacttaataattttaaatttctaggtccttgcagtcctgaaataataaatatttccaagGATGCCTTCTCCATGATTCATGTGCACTGGCGATCCACCAACAACGATGCCACTTACACAGTGACTGCCCAGGGGGAGAAGGGACTGTATCAATGCAGCAGCACAGGAGAGTCCTGTACCCTGGGAGACCTGCCCTGTGGCTCAGTGTTCTCGGTCACTGCTGTGGCCGAAACACAGGCAGGATGGAGTCTGCCCAGCTACAGCATGCCCCTGGAAACAGGTATGTAGCAACCACCAGCTCAAATGCTGACTTCAGGAGGTCTCTAGGACATGTTTTAAGACATGGACTTTATTTTCTACCCTGCATATGATGTAAATGCAGTACACTTAGAACTCTTTTCAAGAGTCCCagactttaaaaatcaaactttcaACATTTTATATGCTCTGTAAAAATACCATCAAAAGACTCTAGAATCATCTTACATTTGGCATCAAAGGAGCAATGCATTGACTCTACAGAAACATTTATTAGAATTTATATTCTCTCCAGGTACAATCTGTCAAAACAGCTAACAAGTAACCAAATgaactgatttattttttgtctctttaGTTGGGCTCTTTTATATCTTTCTCTAAAAAATGCTTTCTGAGTTTCAGTTGCCTTATCAGTAAGAGGGGGATAATAGCCTTAGATGGTTGTGTGTATTAAATTAATGGTGCAGAGCACTCAGCATATGACCTAATCAAAGTAAAATCTCCATAAAAGGAAAGTGCTATTGCTGGGCACAGCAGCAcagacctgtaatctcagcaactcaataGGCAGAGgcggaaggatcacaagttcaaggtcagcctaagtaacttagtgagaccctatctcaaaataaaatataaaaaaggctgaagACGTAACTCAGTGGTACGCCCCTGAATTCTATCCCAGTACAAAAGAAGAAAGTTTCTATGTCTTATATAAAGGGTctctgaaaaattgaaaaattgagaTGACATGGTATCTTAGGAGgctaaaaaatctaaaaaaatcaagtttttttttttttttttttttttaatttcagggcATGGGGGGTGGTgttggtgccagggatcaaatcttaggtaagtactctaccacggagccataACCCCAGTGCAGGAAATCAAGTTTTTATATCAGTAATGTACTACAAAGTGCTCAGGAAaagcaaaatacattttcttgcaaatgctATAAGGTGTTCTACTGGGAAAAGAGGTGAATGGATCCATTGCTTTGCAGTCTGTATCTAGAATTTCTCATGTTGAGGAACAAAAGGGATTATtctgaaagaaaagggaaaacctCACACTAATCACAGCCTGTTAGCGCTCTGCATTCTTGGGGAAAGTACTCATTACAAAGAGTTGATGTTACAAGATGTAACAGAGGGTATGACCCATGGAAAATTTTGGTTAACAATAGTAAGCTTGAGAAATTTAAGATATTGAGTGAAATGCAGACAAAGTACAATTATTAGTTGTTTTTCACAAAATCATCTTCAGTGGAAATAAAAcctaattctttctctctttccccactTAAGTGCCATGCTGTCCAACTGGCATGACAGTAACTCAGGTCACCCAATCAGTAATCAATGTGAGCTGGACTATTGGGATGGCAGCTCAAACCTACGTGACAGTTCTGGAATCACACATTGGACAGTCTAAGTGTCATACCCATCAAAGTCACTGCCTCCTGGGGTGTATCACATGTGGCATCAACTACACAGTAGCATTAAAAGCAATTAGTGCCACTGGGTTGACTGCAGACTGCGCCTACCAAAGTTATTCCTCTAGta
This region of Ictidomys tridecemlineatus isolate mIctTri1 chromosome 11, mIctTri1.hap1, whole genome shotgun sequence genomic DNA includes:
- the Fndc7 gene encoding fibronectin type III domain-containing protein 7 — protein: MNASGDVGRVPPQIPTIDQAYSKISNSITVEWATVPGATSYLLTAEDGDTVIETMVANSPGTVTGLKAATLYQITIRSISAAGRSQASPPKQAKTVLAAPILEVSSPSPDSILVQWEAVYMAIGFSVSIMQANGLGRIWKENTTNTSLTFSSLDAGTLYTIKAYAWNANGIPGDDSTCNQRTSPRAPANIQVSFDSGALKASVSWTPTEGAFNYTVMALSGSSERSCSTTFSSCSISSLQCGTEYLILVLASNDAGSSKSSSAGTLKTVACAPGRVMIQEDPPGHLSVAWSNVDLGDYYVAFVKSDDGWEVHCNTSTTQCSFLSECGFTYFISVFAYNKAGQSPLGDVFNYTTAPCCPSDINPVLVSSERVEMVWSPVRGAELYETKAVAGSNVVECNDTAPACTLSALECDTKYSITVYSFSEVRGINMSCRSRFITTGPCSPEIINISKDAFSMIHVHWRSTNNDATYTVTAQGEKGLYQCSSTGESCTLGDLPCGSVFSVTAVAETQAGWSLPSYSMPLETVPCCPTGMTVTQVTQSVINVSWTIGMAAQTYVTVLESHIGQSKCHTHQSHCLLGCITCGINYTVALKAISATGLTADCAYQSYSSNACCPLGVKLYRLGPNGIRIYWQASRGSANYSTDLYGSKGIFTCTPSAGLSFCDVTEIPCGDVYTVVVSPVAETGLKLTFCPKKIYSVTCSGSTLGMVIYRGKRNAE